A DNA window from Pueribacillus theae contains the following coding sequences:
- a CDS encoding NCS2 family permease, whose amino-acid sequence MFNLREHNTTAKTEILAGLTTFLTMVYIVVVNPIILSSAGVPFNTVFLATIIASVVGTLWMSLFANYPIAVAPAMGLNAYFAFSVVGQANIPYDVAFGAVFVAGILFIILSLTPFREKLIEAIPANLKLGITSGIGLFIAFIGLRMTGIIADHPENLVTLGDLHSPSVMLALAGLGITLILYAMNVNGALFIGMVITGIIAFFTGQLSFSEGIVSIPSVPDLFVFGNPFTAVVDVIEYGLYAVVFSFLIVTVFDTTGTMIGVAEQAGLMKNGKLPKARQALLADSVATTVGSIFGTSPTSAYIESTTGVAAGGRTGLTTLVVSVLFIASAFFGPLVSAVSSLSAITSPALIVVGGLMAGNLGKINWEQFDEAFPAFLIILSMPLTSSIATGIALGFISYPLMKLAKGKWREVHPLMYIFAILFFYQLAFLPHI is encoded by the coding sequence ATGTTTAACTTACGAGAACACAATACGACAGCAAAAACAGAAATTTTAGCAGGGTTGACAACCTTTTTGACGATGGTTTATATCGTTGTCGTCAATCCGATCATTTTATCATCCGCAGGGGTTCCATTTAACACTGTTTTTTTGGCGACGATTATCGCTTCTGTCGTCGGGACGCTTTGGATGTCACTTTTTGCAAATTATCCAATTGCCGTAGCGCCTGCCATGGGATTAAATGCCTACTTCGCTTTTTCAGTCGTCGGGCAAGCAAATATTCCGTACGATGTTGCTTTCGGCGCTGTGTTTGTAGCTGGTATTTTATTTATTATATTATCTTTAACGCCCTTTCGCGAGAAATTGATTGAAGCGATACCAGCCAACTTAAAGCTTGGCATCACTTCAGGCATCGGTTTATTTATTGCTTTTATTGGTTTGCGAATGACAGGCATCATTGCGGATCATCCCGAGAATCTCGTTACACTCGGTGATTTGCATTCCCCATCGGTGATGCTAGCGCTCGCAGGCCTTGGGATTACTCTTATTTTATATGCAATGAACGTAAACGGTGCCCTATTTATCGGAATGGTTATAACGGGTATTATCGCATTTTTCACCGGCCAACTTTCTTTTTCTGAAGGGATTGTTTCCATTCCTTCCGTTCCTGATTTATTCGTTTTCGGAAATCCTTTTACAGCAGTTGTGGACGTCATTGAATACGGCTTGTATGCCGTTGTCTTTTCCTTTTTAATTGTGACTGTCTTTGATACGACTGGAACGATGATTGGAGTAGCTGAACAGGCAGGCCTTATGAAAAACGGCAAACTTCCAAAGGCACGCCAAGCATTGCTTGCTGATTCTGTTGCCACAACGGTTGGATCGATTTTTGGGACAAGCCCAACGAGCGCTTACATTGAATCGACAACCGGCGTAGCTGCCGGCGGCCGAACAGGCCTAACAACACTTGTTGTAAGTGTCTTGTTTATCGCGTCGGCTTTTTTCGGCCCGCTCGTAAGCGCGGTATCAAGTTTATCCGCAATTACGTCTCCAGCGTTAATCGTTGTAGGCGGGTTGATGGCGGGAAACTTAGGGAAAATCAATTGGGAACAATTTGATGAAGCCTTTCCTGCTTTCCTTATTATTCTTAGCATGCCGCTCACATCTAGCATTGCGACAGGGATTGCTCTCGGCTTCATTTCTTACCCGTTGATGAAACTTGCAAAAGGGAAATGGCGCGAAGTCCATCCTCTTATGTATATTTTCGCCATATTATTTTTCTATCAACTTGCATTCTTGCCGCATATATAA